Proteins found in one Planococcus citri chromosome 2, ihPlaCitr1.1, whole genome shotgun sequence genomic segment:
- the LOC135835587 gene encoding uncharacterized protein LOC135835587 isoform X2, with translation MFALIVFILAFSSTFQSFKCQNTQYQNGYMPQNGARQVNPNTGQQVDVNGNPIPQGQPINGQQQPMPTNGNLPGMGNQMPGQNPMPGQNPMPGQNPIPNPGFPQQNPSLGGQNQQPQFPQNPQMPGVNINQNPNQYGPNGRVNHYPEAPHDLHLFPEGEFAYGYIMHTIASMLNNPTSRNNLFSLFNNLQMVMSNPKSGPIIQEFFNRWAHAIDGTTAQIGSNWANTGMQAVQGTISPLLGSIPNINGQPMTVTTPMTVTTPTITVQ, from the exons atgttcgctttaattgtgtttattttAGCATTTTCGAGTACTTTTCAA TCTTTCAAATGTCAAAATACGCAATATCAAAACGGGTACATGCCCCAAAATGGAGCCAGGCAAGTGAACCCAAACACAGGCCAACAAGTGGACGTTAATGGAAATCCAATCCCACAAGGTCAACCAATCAATGGCCAACAACAACCCATGCCTACGAATGGCAACCTGCCAGGCATGGGAAATCAGATGCCAGGCCAGAATCCAATGCCAGGTCAGAACCCGATGCCAGGTCAAAACCCGATACCAAATCCAGGATTTCCACAACAGAATCCATCTCTAGGAGGACAAAACCAGCAACCTCAGTTTCCACAAAACCCACAAATGCCCGGAGTTAATATAAATCAGAACCCAAATCAATACGGTCCTAATGGCCGTGTAAACCATTACCCAGAGGCTCCTCATGACTTGCATTTGTTTCCGGAGGGTGAATTCGCGTACGGATACATCATGCATACGATCGCTTCGATGCTGAATAACCCAACATCCAGGAATAATTTATTCAGTCTGTTTAACAACCTGCAAATGGTGATGAGTAATCCGAAATCGGGGCCGATTATTCAAGAGTTTTTTAACCGCTGGGCTCACGCGATCGATGGGACTACTG CTCAAATCGGTTCGAATTGGGCCAACACCGGAATGCAAGCTGTTCAAGGTACGATATCGCCATTGTTAGGTTCCATACCAAATATAAACGGACAACCGATGACTGTTACCACACCGATGACCGTAACTACTCCGACAATAACAGTTcaataa
- the LOC135835587 gene encoding uncharacterized protein LOC135835587 isoform X1, whose translation MFALIVFILAFSSTFQSFKCQNTQYQNGYMPQNGARQVNPNTGQQVDVNGNPIPQGQPINGQQQPMPTNGNLPGMGNQMPGQNPMPGQNPMPGQNPIPNPGFPQQNPSLGGQNQQPQFPQNPQMPGVNINQNPNQYGPNGRVNHYPEAPHDLHLFPEGEFAYGYIMHTIASMLNNPTSRNNLFSLFNNLQMVMSNPKSGPIIQEFFNRWAHAIDGTTGTYPTNVVMQNVPTSTSFLDTLKKKGNVLLNLAKDVTVAKTKALNSLFDNSIFSSAAQIGSNWANTGMQAVQGTISPLLGSIPNINGQPMTVTTPMTVTTPTITVQ comes from the exons atgttcgctttaattgtgtttattttAGCATTTTCGAGTACTTTTCAA TCTTTCAAATGTCAAAATACGCAATATCAAAACGGGTACATGCCCCAAAATGGAGCCAGGCAAGTGAACCCAAACACAGGCCAACAAGTGGACGTTAATGGAAATCCAATCCCACAAGGTCAACCAATCAATGGCCAACAACAACCCATGCCTACGAATGGCAACCTGCCAGGCATGGGAAATCAGATGCCAGGCCAGAATCCAATGCCAGGTCAGAACCCGATGCCAGGTCAAAACCCGATACCAAATCCAGGATTTCCACAACAGAATCCATCTCTAGGAGGACAAAACCAGCAACCTCAGTTTCCACAAAACCCACAAATGCCCGGAGTTAATATAAATCAGAACCCAAATCAATACGGTCCTAATGGCCGTGTAAACCATTACCCAGAGGCTCCTCATGACTTGCATTTGTTTCCGGAGGGTGAATTCGCGTACGGATACATCATGCATACGATCGCTTCGATGCTGAATAACCCAACATCCAGGAATAATTTATTCAGTCTGTTTAACAACCTGCAAATGGTGATGAGTAATCCGAAATCGGGGCCGATTATTCAAGAGTTTTTTAACCGCTGGGCTCACGCGATCGATGGGACTACTGGTACGTATCCGACCAATGTCGTCATGCAAAACGTGCCGACATCGACATCTTTTCTAGATACGTTAAAAAAGAAGGGAAACGTTTTGCTTAACTTGGCCAAAGATGTAACTGTGGCTAAAACGAAAGCGTTAAATTCGCTTTTCGACAATTCTATATTTTCTTCTGCAGCTCAAATCGGTTCGAATTGGGCCAACACCGGAATGCAAGCTGTTCAAGGTACGATATCGCCATTGTTAGGTTCCATACCAAATATAAACGGACAACCGATGACTGTTACCACACCGATGACCGTAACTACTCCGACAATAACAGTTcaataa
- the LOC135835589 gene encoding uncharacterized protein LOC135835589, producing the protein MKKSITIVVVCVAFFVQVNQSSAKVQTIDEVFKDPLYEPLSKNARSLVATMLDHVQYMLRNKYAADALVTVATNTEKVLTSQSGQDNILAILDLIGFLLKDPKASKIIAIWCDKADKLVTSEEGRAFLRAMIQSFHRVLSTSNVLGAATAMMEGIEYALTTLSPHEIKRGMSVMQSYIVKSSGNLSVPETDLVSREIHGYTNDFEPGSFAQNFQPQSPRA; encoded by the exons ATGAAGAAATCGATTACTATCGTCGTCGTATGCGTAGCGTTCTTCGTACAG gTTAATCAAAGTTCAGCCAAAGTACAGACAATAGATGAAGTATTCAAAGATCCGCTATACGAACCTTTATCAAAAAATGCCAGGAGTTTAGTGGCAACCATGTTGGATCATGTACAATACATGCTTCGCAACAAATATGCTGCCGATGCTTTAGTAACCGTAGCTACCAATACCGAAAAAGTACTCACTTCTCAGAGTGGACAAGATAACATCTTGGCCATCCTCGACCTAATCGGATTCCTTCTGAAAGATCCCAAAGCTTCAAAGATCATCGCTATCTGGTGCGACAAAGCTGACAAACTGGTAACGAGCGAAGAAGGCAGAGCTTTTTTGAGAGCTATGATCCAAAGCTTCCATCGAGTTCTATCCACCAGCAATGTCCTAGGAGCTGCTACAGCTATGATGGAAGGTATCGAGTACGCCTTGACCACATTATCACCCCATGAAATTAAAAGAGGAATGAGCGTAATGCAAAGTTACATCGTCAAGTCGAGCGGCAATCTCAGTGTTCCAGAAACAGATCTTGTAAGCAGAGAAATACATGGATACACCAATGATTTCGAACCCGGtagttttgctcaaaatttccaaccgCAATCTCCAAGGGCATAA